The region TCATCCCTCGCCTTTTCCTTTTTCTCCTTCTCCGAACACCGAACGCCGAACTCCGGACTTCTTTTCCCCTGGCCTCCCTTTGAGCTTTCAGCTTTGAGCTTTGAGCTTCTCTTCTTCTTTTTCCCTTGACACATTAACCGGTTATATTCTACATTCTCTATAAGCTTTATTCTTATAAACCCCTTCTTTTTTAAGATCTTGAGGAGATTTATGGCCCTGATCCATGTCTCAAAAGATCCAACCGAACAGACAGCCCATTCTCTCGGCTATGAGCTTTTACCAGTAACCAGGTCCAAAATCCTTTTCAGTTTAAACCCACATGCCCGCTTTTAGTGCGCGTCTCGAAGCATGAAAATGGTTTGGGTGCGGCTCTTTTAGAACGACCTTGATCAACAGTATCTGACATATAGATTAATATCCATCTATGAAGCCTGTTTTTTAATAGCACATTCCACCCTTTTAAGTTTTTGCAAATCATCTGAATTTTCGCTGAAGTTTCTCCGACGGACGGCGGAACTCACAGGGATAAAATCAATAATGGTAAGGCTGTATTTTAAAATTCAAAAAACTTTATTTTGAGGAAACAATTCCCTACAAAACGAATGGATTGTGACATGCTCTATGCCTTAATTTTCCAAAATAAATAATAACAATAACATCTAGTTGCATTGGGGGGGGAGTAATTATTTTTTTCTTGACATGACTATTTGACTATTTTAAGCTTCCAATTTTAAATCAAATTGTGACCCAATTTTTCAATTTTACCTCCTATGATGTAAGGAAAAGTGCCTTGATCTGATCTTTTGCAAGGCGTGCAAGGACAAAGTGACCAAAAAAAAAGAGTCCAAAGAAGACACAGGAAATCCCGGCGGACGGAGAGGGGCAGCCGGTTACTTTGGTTGAGACCCCGACAGAAGCCGACTCAGAAGCAAGCAGCTCCCCTGGAGCGCGTTTTCAAGGTGGAGGCCGGTATGGAGGTGAAGCCCAACTGCGCCTATGTCATTCCGACGGGGGGGTACGCAAGGCATTGACCCAGCAAAAGACGTCCGTTACGAAGGCTTGCAGGTCAAAACCAACGGAGACCGCTTCGACGTCAATCTGATTATCCGGCCGGTGATGAAAACGGAAGGCCTCAACCTGTTCGAGATAGTGCCCGTGGGCGTCTCGGTCCTCGACGGCGAAGGCCGGATCGTCTATGTGAATCCCGCGCTGGAAAAGATGTTGGATGTTCCCCGGGCCGACCTGCTTCGAAAAGATTACCGGCAGCAGGAATTTCTCAGGCCGGACGGCAGTCCCATGGCGGCGGAAGAGTCGGCCGGTGCACGGGCGATTAAAGAGCAGCGTTTGGTGGAGCACGTCGGGACCGGAGTAGTCAAAAAAGACGGGCGAATAATCCGGACTGATATGAACCCCGTACCCATGGCGCTCCCGGGTTGGAAAGCGGTCGTAGTCACTTTTAATCTCGGAGAGCAACCGGGGAGAAAGAAACGCTCCCGAAACCAGAGGATAGACAATAAACAGGACGATATAAATGACGGAAACCAAAACCCCTCAAACTGATTTAAGCGATCAATCGACTTACTCAGGACAGATCCTCCGCCAGCGAGCCGAGAAACGGCTTAAAAAACAATCTCCCGCCCAAGGTGCCAAAACGCCGGAAGAGGCCGGCCCCCTGCTCCACGAATTACAGGTGCACCAGATCGAACTGGAGATCCAGAATGAGGAATTGCGCCGGACGCAGGAAGAGCTCGAAGCCTCCCGGGCCAGATACTTTGACCTCTATGATCTGGCCCCGGTCGGGTACCTGTCCTTAAACGAACAGGGGCTCATCCTGGAGGCTAATCTCACCGCGGCCGGTTTGCTGGGCCTGGGGAAAAGTGTGCTAGTCAAGCGGCGGTTCACCGAGTTCATCTTCAAGGTAGACCAGGACATCTTCTATCTGTGCAGCAAACAACTCCTTAAAACCGAGGCCCGGCAGGTGTGTGAACTCCGAATGGTGAAAAAGGACGAAACCATTTTCTGGGCACGGCTGGAGGCCGCCACCGCGCAGGGTGCTGATGGCGTTCCTCTGCGCCGCGTGGTGATGAGTGACATCACCGAGATCAAGCAAGCCGGGGAGGTCCTGCAACAGTCGCGGTTGGCGGCTATTATAGACTCGTCTGACGATGCCATCATCAGCAAGACATTGAATGGAGAAATTATTAGCTGGAACCGAGGGGCGGAAAAAATCTATGGGTATACTGCCGAAGAAGTTGTAGGCCAGTCCATATCCATTTTGGCTCCGAATGATCGCATTGATGAAGTGCCTGCGATTCTTCAGAGAATTAGCCGCGGGGAAGAGGTCAAGCACTATGAGACTCTCCGTCGAAGAAAAAACGGTCAGAGTATTCACATTTCCCTTACTGTCTCTGCGATCAGGGACCCCTCGGGAAAGATCATAGGAGCCTCGACCATTGCCCGCGACATTACCCAGCGCAAACAATTGGAGGAGGATTTGCTGGAATCAAAAAGACAACTGCGGATACTGGCTTCCCAGATCCTCTTCGCCCAGGAGAATGAACGAAAACGGATCGCCCAGGAAGTCCATGATATTCTGGGGTCATCCCTGAGCGCCATCAAATTCAAGGCGGAGGAGGCATTACATCATCTCCCCAAGGACGAAGCCTTGAATATCTCCAAACCCCTGGAGGCTCTCGTCCCCCTCGTCCAGGAGACGATCAAAGCGGCCCGCCGAATTCAGGGCGATTTGCGACCTCCCCATCTGGACGACTTGGGTATCGTCGCCACCCTTTCCTGGTACTGCCGGAGACTTGAAACGATTTACTCCGCCATCAAGGTTGAATGTGTGGTTACCATCCGGGAAGAGGAGGTGCCGGATCATCTAAAAATCACCCTTTTTAGAATTATTCAAGAGGCCCTGAATAATATCAGCAAACATGCCCAGGCTGACTCGGTATATGTGGGGCTGCAAAAAGTCGACGGCGCTATGGAACTCATTATAAGAGATAATGGAGATGGATTCGATCCGGAAACGCTTTCCTCTAAAAAAAATTTAAAAAAAGGCTTGGGGTTCTTCAGCATGAAAAAGCGGGTTGAGTTTTCCGGGGGCTCTATTTCCATTGAGTCCACCAAGGGAAAAGGGGTAGTTATCCGAGCCCTTTGGCCCCTCTGAAAAAAAATCCGAGAGAACCAAAATTTACGGAGGTGTAAACTGGCCGAGAGAAAGACCCCTCAAAATGATTTTAGCAATCCATCGACAGACGCAGGGCAGGATCTGCGCCGAAGGGCAGAGGGACGGCTCAAGAGACAATCTCCTGACCTGGGTGCCAAAACGCCGGAAGAAACCAAGCGCTTGATCCACGAATTGGAAGTGCACCAGATCGAGCTGGAGATGCAAAATGAGGAACTGCGCCGGGCACAGGAAGAGCTCGAAGCCTCCCGGGCCAGGTACTTTGACCTCTATGCTCTGGCACCGGTCGGGTACCTGACCCTCAGTGAACAGGGGCTGATTTTGGAAGCGAATCTCACCGCCACCCAATTGCTCGGCGTGAAAAAAAAGCAGTTGGCCGGGCAGCCGGTGTCCCGGTTCATCTTCCGGGATGACCAGGATATTTACTACCTTTTCCGCAAACAGCTCTTTGAAAGGCAGATCCCGCTGACTATTGAACTGCGGATGGCGGGAGAAGACGGCAGGCCATTCTGGGTGCAGATGAAGGCCAAAGTGGCCTATGATAGCGGAGGTGCTCTGGGCTGGAGGGCGACGATGAGCGACATCTCCGACCGTAAGCGGGCCGAGGCTGGTCTGCAACAATTAGCAGCCATCGTCGAATCCACAGAGGATGCCATCTTCACCAATAGCTTGGAGGGTATTATTTTAAGCTGGAACAAAAGCGCAGAAAAAATTTATGGTTACTCCTCAGAGCAAATCATAGGAAAGCATGTCTCTGTTCTGTTTCCTCCCGGTCATATTGATGAGGTGTCACAACTTATTAAAAGAATAAGCCAAGGAGAGCATGTCGATCATTATGAAACCGCCCGTATGAAAAAGGACGGCGGTCACATCCATGTCTCCCTGACCATGTCCTCTGTAAAGGATGTTGATGCCAGGATTGTGGGAGCTTCAACGATTGTGCGCGACATCACCGAGCGCAACCGGCTGGAGGCAGCGTTGATCAAGAGCGAGAAACGCTATCGGTCTTACATTGAAGTAACCGACCAGTTGGGATGGACGACCAATCCAGAGGGAGAAGTTGAGGAGGACATCCCATCGTGGAGAAAATTTACGGGCCAGAGCAAAGAGGAGGTCATAGGTCGGGGATGGTCGAAAGCGCTGCATCCTGACGACATTGAACACGCCGTTAGGACATGGGAAGATGCTGTTGCCACGAAGAATAATTACGAGGTGGAATATCGCGTACGCAGATATGATGGGACTTACCGCCACTTCCTGGCCCGCGGCGTGCCGGTTTCCAAAGACGATGGGAATATACTGGAATGGGTCGGCACCTGTATCGACATTACAGAGCGGAAACGGGTGGAAAGTATTGTGCAGGCCCGTTTGCGGATGTTGACGGCGAGCAATAAGAGTTCCATATCCGTTGATAAATTTCTTCAGGTCGCTTTGGACGAGATCGAAGCACTGACAGGCAGCACGATCGGCTTCTACCATTTTCTGGAAGCCGATCAGGAAACGCTTTCCTTGCAGAACTGGTCGACGAATACGCTGCGGAACATGTGCACCGCAGAAGGCAAAGGAAGTCATTACCCGATTTCTCAGGCCGGGGTCTGGGTTGATTGTGTGCAAGAGCGCCGTCCGGTCATTCATAACGATTTCTCTTCGCTGCCCCATTGCAAAGGCCTGCCCCAGGGGCATGCGACGATCATTCGGGAAATGGATGTTCCCATCATGAGGGATGGTCTAATCGTGGCCATCATCGGAATGGGGAACAAACCGATCGACTATGATAAGACTGATGTTGATATCGCTTTGCTCCTGGGCGACTTCTCCTGGGAAATCGTCGAACGCCTGCGCGCCGAACAGGCCTTGCGAGAGCGCACAGGGGAACTGGTGAAACTTTCTGACACACTTGAATTCCAGGTGAAAGAGCGGACGACGAAACTGGCCGAAGCCAATAAGGATGTGCGCCGGATATCCGCAAAACTTCTCTCCGCCCAGGAGGAAGAAAGAAAGAGGATCGCCGGAGAGATTCATGATACCATAGGGAGTCACCTGAGCGCCATTAAATTCAAGGTTGAAGACGCTATGCTGAGGATCGAAAAGACCCCAACGGCTGGTGCCGAATTTTTGCAACCCCTCATCCCCGTAATTCAGGAGGGCATTGAAGAATGCCGAAGGATACAGGCGGATCTACGGCCGCCTATGCTCGATGACCTGGGTCTCCAGCTTACCCTTTCCTGGTTCTTCAGGAGGTTTCAATCCATTTATTCAACTATTACGGTCGAGCAGGAGATGGGCATTGAGGAAGAGGATGTGCCGCTTCCTTTGAAAATCATTGTTTTCAGGGTGATTCAAGAAGCCATGAACAACATTGCTAAATACAGCAAGGCGGATCTTGTGCGGCAATCGTTACGAAAAGTGGACAGCCGGATGGAACTCGTAATCCGGGACAACGGCCAGGGCTTCAATATAGAGGAAGTCAACTCTCCCGGGCGTGCCCGGAAAGGATTAGGGCTTACAAGCATGAAGGAGCGGGTTGAGCTCTCGGGTGGTATTTTTTCCATTGAGTCCGCCAAAGGAAAAGGGACGGTCATCAAGGCACATTGGCCCATTTGAATATGAACCTATTAAAACGGGGTCCGGCCACGAAAACCAATTGATCCGGCAGAGGATAGTGCCATCTGTGCCCTCAAAAATGGGCCAATAATAACTTTTTCGGGGCGGAAAAACCGGTTTTCCCAATATGGCGAGAGCGAAAAGACGGCCCGATCCCAACTTCCTGGCCGGTGATATCAGAAAGAGATAGCCATCCGGTTGCGAAGGCCGGTGTTGATGGGGCAGGGCTTAAAAAAGGCCCGGGCGGTCAATCCCCCGAGGCCGGCATGAATTTGAACGGTTCGGCCGACTTGAACTGCGCCGCGGCGTTGCCGCTGTAAGTCTTGCCCCCTACCAGCTCAAACCGCTTCACCGGCAAGCCCTTCCTGAAGTCGAGATCGGCCACGGTGCGCCAGAGCGTGCTGGAAATGTTCGGTTGGCCCGGCGTGCTGATGCCCAACGGGACCGACACGCCGCGGATCACGCCAAAAACCGAGGCCACGGCCTGCCTGGTATTGTCCGTCTTCGGGATGGCGTTGATGTAAAAGGAAGCGCGGACGAAGCGGTCCGCCGCCCGGTTGGTTCCCGGGAGCATCGTCATCCCGCCGATCTTCTCCCTGTACTTGTTCAGGGCGAGATGCTCGTCGAAAATCGGGTTTTACCTGCTTTGAATTAAAAAAACTACTAAAAAATCCGTTCTTTCTCCCCACCCAAAACCGTAGGGATTAGAACCCATTTTTTGCTCCTTAATGAAGTAAAAATCCTTCAGTTCATGATCCGGCCTAATATCATTTTTATAAATATATAAGTTAATTCATATAGATATATTTTTACAATAATTTGGTACAACCTTTGCGTATAAATTATCGTGATAGTAGAAAACCTGCTATCCGCCTGCGACGGAAGCCGGTTCAAAAAAGCCGGAAGCCCGTTTTCTTAAGAGATGAAAAGCAGTAACCGTGTTTATCCGTGTGTCCGGCTTGGCCGGACCGAGGCCTCTCATGCTTTGTGGCATCCGCCCCAGGGGCATGAGGGTATAATAAATTCAAAAAAGCCATGATGCCTTTAGGAGGTGCCCAATGAGTCTTTTTCTTGAGGGAATAATTGCCGGTATATTTATCGGTCTATTTCTGGGAGTATTTGTTCTCGCATTAATGCAAGCGGCAAAAGCAAACAGTGATAACGAGAGAATCTTCCTCAGCCAATGGGGAGGCATCCGTACCGGATAAAGGCCAAGTTTCCCTTGATCTCGTGTGTGATTTGCATTTCCATTTCATCAAATGCCGAAAACACATCGTCTGAACTTCGGGAAATGAGCGCTCCTGATCCGGCAAGCGTATTCAGATAGAGGTTGCTCCAACGACTGCCCTGTAGCAGTATGGTTATTGCTGAATTTCCACCATCTGTTAATACCCGATGAATCTCCACGACAGGATCGGGATGCCTTCTCCGCAATGAGGTAACCTGGTGCATCTCGGAGTGGAAGAAGTCCCGCATCTTGGTTCCGCTCATGAGGATGAAAGGGTACTCCTTGAAAAGCTCGGGAGTGGATACGGGAGAGAGCGGAGGCTCGATATAGACGGGCGGCCAAGACCTCTCATGTCCCCGACCCATTTAATCGGGTTTCTAAAAACCATTTAATTTGAAACCGACATCGGCTGATATTCTAACCCGGTTGCGCCCTTCGTGCTTGGCTTTATAGAGTGCCTGATCGGCCGGTGCGATAATCATCGAGGGTTGCGTTCCCATAATAGGAATAACAGCAGCTACCCCGACACTCACGGTAACAACCTTGCTGATGGACGAATTCTCATGTTTAATGCCAAGACCTTCAATCGTTGCTCTTATCTCTTCCGCCAAGAAAGCAGCACCCTCCATCTCAGTATTAGGGAGCACAGCGGCAAACTCCTCGCCACCATAGCGAGCAGCTAAATCAACACTCCGTCTCAACGTAGCTTTCAAGGTGCCGGCTACCTGTTTCAAGCAGTCATCTCCGGCCTGATGTCCATACACATCATTATAGTTTTTAAAAAAATCAATATCGATCATAACGAGCGCCAGCGAAGACCCTTGCCGTATCCCGTGTTGCCACTCTTGGGCTAAAACTTGGTCAAAATAACGCCGATTAGCAATCCCCGTTAAGCCGTCCGAAGAGGAAAGTTGCTGCAATTCTTTGTTTACCGCCACCAGTTCCTGAGTCCTCTGGGAAACCTGTACTTCCAGCTCATCTTTAGCCTTGCGCAAGGCGTCTTCCCGTGCCTGGAGGGTACTACTCATTGACTGAAAGTCGGCCGCCAGCTCATTCAACTCGGCAAAAGCAGTCGACTGGGCGGTCAAAGAACCGGCCTGAGTAAAGTCTCCTGCTGTCAGAGCATTTGTTACCCGGCTGAACCGCTCCAGCGGGGAAATCACGAAGCGCTGTAATTGTTTACGGAGATCCCACAGTAACAATAACCAGATCATCAAGGATATTAGAAGGATCAACCCCAATATCCATACGTATAGACTTAAAAAAGCAGACAAAGGCACCTGATCCACTACCAACCATCCTGTACGCTCTACCCGGACCGCACTACCCAAAACACTTGTTCCGTAATACGAATAAATGCCATTAGCCTTTCCGGCTAAAATGCGGTGAACTATTTCCAAGTTGCTCAGGTTGGTTTGCTGTTTGACCAAGTCCGGAGAGGGATGGGCTATGAGTGTTCCGGCTTGATCCATTATGAAAACAAAGTCCTTACCCAACCGGCCCGTGATGTTGGTAATTTCTTTCTGAAATAAGCCTAGATTCAGTTCACCGACCACATAGCCTCCGCGGGAAAGGGTTTTAACCAGGTAAACCGTAGGTTCGCCCGTACGCAGCGAAATAAAGGGCCTCGAAATAATGAGGCTTTTCTTTTTTTCTGTTTGCTGAATGTCCGGTAAATTCGACATATCCAGACCTAAGTAACGCGAATCGGAAGGCGTTAATAATTTAATTTTTTTAGCTTCATCCAAATAATACAAAGTTTCAAAATACCCATAGGCCTCCCAGGTGCTTTTCATATAAGTGGTTAAACTTTCCGCCCCAGAAGATTCAGCTACATGGGCTACCGCGTCTAAGATGCGCCCCCCCTGGTCTAGATGGTGATCGACTATGCGGGCCATTGATTGGGCCATCTGGTACTGCTGGATTTCAAGGTTCCGTTCCTCTAAATAGCCCACTCCGGCAATGGTTATAAATCCCAGGATCAAAAGAGGAAGGAACAGGCGAAAGAGTACCAAATGCGACAACACCTGACGGAGGAAAGGGAAATCCTTTCCGTTGGCCATTATTTACCTCCAGCTCCGTTCAATGTCATCTTCTGAAGAATTATAAATTTGCCACCCCGAATAGTACTTAAATAAAAGGGCCGCTCAACATCCCCAAAGCGATCGAAAGAGAAGGTATCCATCAGCCCCCGGAAGTCACGAATTCCCGTCAACGCCTGCCGCAAACCCTCCGCCTTGCCGCCGGTCTTTTCCAAGGCGGCTGCCAGGACCAGAGCGGCTTCATAACCAAAAGCAGCGCCGAAAGAAGGGGCTTGTCCGAATCTGGCCTGATAGCGCGTTTGGAAATCCAGAAACCCTCGCGATTGGCTGCTCACTGCATACGCCTGTTCGATTTTAAGTCCTTCAACAGCCTGCCCGCCATTTTTGATCAGGGTTTCGGTCTGAGCCCAGGCGGAAGAATATCTGCGTATCTCCCAATTCATGAGGCGAGATCTCTGGGTGATAAGCGCCGTATCCACATCCGAAGCAATAATAAGCAGCCCATTTGCCTTACTTCTCCGTAGTTTCAACAGCAAAGAGGTAAAGTCCGGTTGCGCTTTTGAAGAAAAACTGACTTCGTCAGCTATCTTCCCGCCTATAGACTGAAATTTTTCGGCAAAGGCTGTGCTGTAAGTCTTAGCATAAGCGGCGTTGTCATTATCGTATATAACAGCCAATCGAGTTACCCCCTCCCGCCGATAAGTATACTCGGCAAAGGCTTGGGCACTGTCTTTGAAGGAAGGATAGACCCGAAAGAAATAATCGTCCAAGCCGCTTAATTTCGGAGAAGAAACCGTCGGACTGAGCATAATGACTTTGGCAGGGTTTGTTACCTCAAGGCCGGCCACGGCTTGCGCACTCGTGGCATGTCCAATAATGGCATGGACACCCGCCTTAATCAATTCCTGATCGGCTTCCTTTGCTTTCTCCGGGAC is a window of Deltaproteobacteria bacterium DNA encoding:
- a CDS encoding PAS domain S-box protein, encoding MIHELEVHQIELEMQNEELRRAQEELEASRARYFDLYALAPVGYLTLSEQGLILEANLTATQLLGVKKKQLAGQPVSRFIFRDDQDIYYLFRKQLFERQIPLTIELRMAGEDGRPFWVQMKAKVAYDSGGALGWRATMSDISDRKRAEAGLQQLAAIVESTEDAIFTNSLEGIILSWNKSAEKIYGYSSEQIIGKHVSVLFPPGHIDEVSQLIKRISQGEHVDHYETARMKKDGGHIHVSLTMSSVKDVDARIVGASTIVRDITERNRLEAALIKSEKRYRSYIEVTDQLGWTTNPEGEVEEDIPSWRKFTGQSKEEVIGRGWSKALHPDDIEHAVRTWEDAVATKNNYEVEYRVRRYDGTYRHFLARGVPVSKDDGNILEWVGTCIDITERKRVESIVQARLRMLTASNKSSISVDKFLQVALDEIEALTGSTIGFYHFLEADQETLSLQNWSTNTLRNMCTAEGKGSHYPISQAGVWVDCVQERRPVIHNDFSSLPHCKGLPQGHATIIREMDVPIMRDGLIVAIIGMGNKPIDYDKTDVDIALLLGDFSWEIVERLRAEQALRERTGELVKLSDTLEFQVKERTTKLAEANKDVRRISAKLLSAQEEERKRIAGEIHDTIGSHLSAIKFKVEDAMLRIEKTPTAGAEFLQPLIPVIQEGIEECRRIQADLRPPMLDDLGLQLTLSWFFRRFQSIYSTITVEQEMGIEEEDVPLPLKIIVFRVIQEAMNNIAKYSKADLVRQSLRKVDSRMELVIRDNGQGFNIEEVNSPGRARKGLGLTSMKERVELSGGIFSIESAKGKGTVIKAHWPI
- a CDS encoding linear amide C-N hydrolase, which encodes MTMLPGTNRAADRFVRASFYINAIPKTDNTRQAVASVFGVIRGVSVPLGISTPGQPNISSTLWRTVADLDFRKGLPVKRFELVGGKTYSGNAAAQFKSAEPFKFMPASGD
- a CDS encoding PAS domain S-box protein, with product MTETKTPQTDLSDQSTYSGQILRQRAEKRLKKQSPAQGAKTPEEAGPLLHELQVHQIELEIQNEELRRTQEELEASRARYFDLYDLAPVGYLSLNEQGLILEANLTAAGLLGLGKSVLVKRRFTEFIFKVDQDIFYLCSKQLLKTEARQVCELRMVKKDETIFWARLEAATAQGADGVPLRRVVMSDITEIKQAGEVLQQSRLAAIIDSSDDAIISKTLNGEIISWNRGAEKIYGYTAEEVVGQSISILAPNDRIDEVPAILQRISRGEEVKHYETLRRRKNGQSIHISLTVSAIRDPSGKIIGASTIARDITQRKQLEEDLLESKRQLRILASQILFAQENERKRIAQEVHDILGSSLSAIKFKAEEALHHLPKDEALNISKPLEALVPLVQETIKAARRIQGDLRPPHLDDLGIVATLSWYCRRLETIYSAIKVECVVTIREEEVPDHLKITLFRIIQEALNNISKHAQADSVYVGLQKVDGAMELIIRDNGDGFDPETLSSKKNLKKGLGFFSMKKRVEFSGGSISIESTKGKGVVIRALWPL
- a CDS encoding diguanylate cyclase, whose translation is MANGKDFPFLRQVLSHLVLFRLFLPLLILGFITIAGVGYLEERNLEIQQYQMAQSMARIVDHHLDQGGRILDAVAHVAESSGAESLTTYMKSTWEAYGYFETLYYLDEAKKIKLLTPSDSRYLGLDMSNLPDIQQTEKKKSLIISRPFISLRTGEPTVYLVKTLSRGGYVVGELNLGLFQKEITNITGRLGKDFVFIMDQAGTLIAHPSPDLVKQQTNLSNLEIVHRILAGKANGIYSYYGTSVLGSAVRVERTGWLVVDQVPLSAFLSLYVWILGLILLISLMIWLLLLWDLRKQLQRFVISPLERFSRVTNALTAGDFTQAGSLTAQSTAFAELNELAADFQSMSSTLQAREDALRKAKDELEVQVSQRTQELVAVNKELQQLSSSDGLTGIANRRYFDQVLAQEWQHGIRQGSSLALVMIDIDFFKNYNDVYGHQAGDDCLKQVAGTLKATLRRSVDLAARYGGEEFAAVLPNTEMEGAAFLAEEIRATIEGLGIKHENSSISKVVTVSVGVAAVIPIMGTQPSMIIAPADQALYKAKHEGRNRVRISADVGFKLNGF
- a CDS encoding PAS domain-containing protein; protein product: MSFRRGGTQGIDPAKDVRYEGLQVKTNGDRFDVNLIIRPVMKTEGLNLFEIVPVGVSVLDGEGRIVYVNPALEKMLDVPRADLLRKDYRQQEFLRPDGSPMAAEESAGARAIKEQRLVEHVGTGVVKKDGRIIRTDMNPVPMALPGWKAVVVTFNLGEQPGRKKRSRNQRIDNKQDDINDGNQNPSN
- a CDS encoding ABC transporter substrate-binding protein, which translates into the protein MIRNYRHSWSGIVGVILLIGSLSFQLEGCIKKKPILIGFSAQLTGRQAELGVQERNGVQLAIETINEAGGVAGHKIELLVRDDLGVPEKAKEADQELIKAGVHAIIGHATSAQAVAGLEVTNPAKVIMLSPTVSSPKLSGLDDYFFRVYPSFKDSAQAFAEYTYRREGVTRLAVIYDNDNAAYAKTYSTAFAEKFQSIGGKIADEVSFSSKAQPDFTSLLLKLRRSKANGLLIIASDVDTALITQRSRLMNWEIRRYSSAWAQTETLIKNGGQAVEGLKIEQAYAVSSQSRGFLDFQTRYQARFGQAPSFGAAFGYEAALVLAAALEKTGGKAEGLRQALTGIRDFRGLMDTFSFDRFGDVERPFYLSTIRGGKFIILQKMTLNGAGGK